From Salvelinus fontinalis isolate EN_2023a chromosome 37, ASM2944872v1, whole genome shotgun sequence, the proteins below share one genomic window:
- the ccser2a gene encoding serine-rich coiled-coil domain-containing protein 2 isoform X1 has protein sequence MEEKTPIKLAMVSRLPKFGVRPTTGVTSPLPNGTTPSPQDSKTTPPARPNGVVRASSFSLKWRKDGGSTPTTPTSLEDDACPKEGGDKPKTQHSTWGREIKKPSPSTPKRVRRSGSSESSTSSPRAIPRQAAKTSPKAGPRQGQSNSFSGGPKLGQNGATDGPGQSGSGLVRPRASSSSPCSSSRDSLSQSSDSLKSLTLDNMVRSQSFTHFKQIPSPTNLPMARSFSFNRAVELAKPLANTQLQPPRTNHIRAHQLSNGRQGLGMGLGTGLGGLQYPRSLSSAGSPSTTPSALKKPLLPNCVLNKPSALGYRLTRPGQVKQQKPLFTGRVKGEVRAGGVGDGVRAESPPLTLTPDPLSDSDRTSGGQLRGTGEGLEDMSLSSASSLSRGDTSEEFLDDFNNLADGDVPDNRTRDSTATQTRLRSFLNETMDWNEMGLSGRKEEVVVRTVLNILPPERGDFLQGSSLELSPSNSSGGTYMWDEEDLEPLGPRTHPCESYDDSDRLNSMDILNNLDPLEPADLEDDDLMLDVDLPEDGSLRTQTTVAPDADEMAHSDRSERGGRKGHWRRRQPRWNGLDHFHNDNRGPVFQQYEGYTCHGGFMVGPRPLPPVGRHDGYLGALDELTLKHMAQDCSSVKNKLLKLNSLLQMEDGGPEVVKEGEEVEEDNSTTIQLEELMKEVRELREELRDKDRTITQLTRQQQASAHADQPGSCHCHQRPPSLEEDRQTHQDKATQTPWRGQGNSHALQILQPSSPSHHEHLTQERLVKTALTEGHSDPQRRRSRGDRSPCTDSDRPARSPARGVDTPPAPNPDELSVLLSTQLNINDREGPGTTPSPTQGLPAASSPATGALSRPDGGQRASPEGPGCPRVLQRPRLHKRVSVPALPQRYTNGSLLRSGSVGLLANHRTKQLPPPSRGLPCFNSGPQAVGPSLGCSVLAQPCTLEVRRDLESTSPPSLEMLDLGLLGARVLVPPILSRLPKPKIH, from the exons ATGGAAGAGAAGACACCCATCAAGCTTGCCATGGTGTCCAGACTGCCTAAGTTCGGTGTCCGCCCCACCACGGGGGTCACCAGCCCCCTACCCAATGGAACCACCCCTTCACCCCAAGACAGCAAGACCACCCCCCCAGCAAGACCCAATGGGGTGGTCCgtgcctcctccttctctctaaaATGGAGGAAAGACGGGGGCAGTACTCCAACCACCCCCACTAGCCTTGAAGATGATGCATGCCCAAAGGAGGGAGGGGACAAGCCCAAGACTCAGCACTCCACATGGGGGAGGGAGATCAagaaaccctccccatccacccCTAAGAGGGTCAGGAGGTCTGGTTCGTCTGAGTCATCTACTTCCAGCCCCAGGGCCATCCCCCGCCAAGCCGCAAAGACCAGCCCCAAGGCAGGGCCCAGACAGGGGCAGAGCAACTCCTTCAGTGGAGGCCCCAAACTAGGCCAAAATGGAGCTACTGATGGCCCAGGACAGTCAGGCTCAGGGCTGGTGAGGCCACGGGCCAGCTCCAGCtccccgtgcagcagctctagagaTAGCCTGTCCCAGTCCAGTGACAGCCTCAAGTCCCTCACACTGGACAACATGGTGCGCTCGCAGAGTTTCACCCACTTCAAGCAGATCCCGTCCCCGACCAACTTGCCCATGGCACGCTCCTTCTCGTTTAACCGGGCAGTGGAGCTGGCCAAGCCTCTGGCCAACACCCAGTTACAACCACCCAGGACCAACCACATCAGAGCCCACCAGCTGTCGAATGGGAGGCAGGGCCTGGGGATGGGCCTAGGGACAGGGCTGGGGGGGCTTCAGTATCCTCGGAGCCTCTCTTCAGCCGGCTCCCCCTCCACAACCCCTAGTGCCCTGAAAAAACCTCTTCTCCCCAACTGTGTTCTGAACAAGCCTTCTGCTCTGGGCTATAGACTGACACGGCCTGGCCAGGTCAAGCAGCAGAAACCCCTGTTTACAGGGAGGGTGAAGGGGGAGGTCAGGGCTGGAGGAGTGGGGGACGGGGTTAGGGCAGAGTCACCCCCCCTCACCCTCACTCCAGACCCCCTTAGTGACAGCGACAGGACCTCAGGGGGGCAGCTCAGGGGGACAGGGGAGGGGCTAGAGGAcatgtctctctcctcagcctcatCGCTCTCTCGAGGAGACACCAGCGAGGAGTTCTTGGATGACTTTAATAACCTGGCTGATGGGGATGTCCCAGACAACAGGACGAGAGATAGTACTGCCACTCAGACCCGCCTGCGGAGCTTCCTGAATGAGACCATGGACTGGAATGAGATGGGCCTCTCAG GGCGGAAGGAGGAAGTTGTGGTGAGGACAGTCCTTAACATCCTGCCCCCAGAGAGGGGAGACTTCCTTCAGGGCTCGTCTCTGGAGCTGTCCCCCTCCAACAGCTCGGGGGGCACTTACATGTGGGACGAGGAGGATCTGGAGCCCCTGGGACCCAGAACACACCCATGTGAGAGCTATGATGACTCAGACCGCCTCAACAGCATG GACATTCTGAACAACCTGGACCCCCTGGAGCCAGCTGACCTGGAGGACGACGACCTCATGCTGGACGTGGACCTCCCTGAGGACGGATCTCTACGAACACAGACAACAGTGGCTCCAG acGCTGATGAGATGGCCCATTCTGACCGCTCAGAGAGGGGGGGACGAAAGGgtcactggaggaggagacagccTCGCTGGAATGGACTAGACCACTTCCATAATGACAACAG GGGTCCAGTGTTCCAGCAGTATGAGGGTTACACTTGTCATGGAGGGTTCATGGTTGGCCCCCGTCCTCTTCCTCCTGTAGGGAGACACGATGGCTACTTGGGGGCGCTGGATGAGCTCACACTCAAACACATGGCCCAGGACTGCAGCTCTGTGAAAAACAAGCTGCTCAAACTCAATAGTTtattacag ATGGAGGATGGAGGCCCAGAGGTTGTGAAGGAGGGTGAGGAGGTTGAGGAGGATAACAGCACAACTATACAG TTGGAGGAGCTAATGAAGGAGGTGCGGGAGCTCAGGGAGGAGCTGAGGGATAAGGACAGGACAATCACACAGCTCACACGACAGCAACAGGCG TCTGCTCATGCTGACCAGCCTGGGAGCTGTCACTGTCACCAGAGGCCACCGTCGCtcgaggaggacagacagacgcacCAAGACAAGGCCACACAGACCCCCTGGAGAGGACAAGGAAACAGCCATGCC CTTCAAATACTACAGCCTTCCAGCCCCAGCCACCACGAGCACCTCACCCAGGAAAGACTAGTAAAAACAGCCCTCACCGAGGGCCACAGTGACCCCCAGAGAAGGAGGAGCAGGGGAGATAGGTCCCCTTGCACAGACTCTGACCGCCCTGCTAGAAGCCCGGCCAGGGGTGTCGACACTCCCCCAGCGCCCAACCCAGATGAGTTGAGCGTGCTGCTCAGCACCCAGCTCAACATCAATGACAGAGAAGGGCCTGGGACCACTCCCAGCCCTACCCAGGGGCTCCCTGCAGCCAGCAGCCCAGCAACAGGAGCGCTTTCCAGGCCAGACGGGGGGCAGCGAGCCTCTCCAGAGGGCCCTGGCTGCCCTCGCGTCCTGCAGCGGCCTCGCCTCCACAAACGCGTGTCTGTCCCAGCTCTGCCTCAGAGGTACACTAATGGCTCTCTTCTCCGATCAGGCTCTGTAGGACTGCTGGCCAACCACAGGACCAAGCAGCTGCCGCCTCCCTCCAGGGGTCTACCCTGCTTCAATTCTGGTCCCCAGGCAGTGGGCCCCTCCTTGGGCTGCAGTGTGCTTGCTCAGCCCTGCACGCTGGAGGTCAGGAGGGACCTCGAGAGCACCAGCCCCCCTAGTCTGGAAATGCTAGACCTGGGACTTCTCGGAGCTAGAGTCCTGGTTCCCCCCATCCTGTCACGCCTCCCCAAGCCAAAGATCCATTGA
- the ccser2a gene encoding serine-rich coiled-coil domain-containing protein 2 isoform X2: protein MEEKTPIKLAMVSRLPKFGVRPTTGVTSPLPNGTTPSPQDSKTTPPARPNGVVRASSFSLKWRKDGGSTPTTPTSLEDDACPKEGGDKPKTQHSTWGREIKKPSPSTPKRVRRSGSSESSTSSPRAIPRQAAKTSPKAGPRQGQSNSFSGGPKLGQNGATDGPGQSGSGLVRPRASSSSPCSSSRDSLSQSSDSLKSLTLDNMVRSQSFTHFKQIPSPTNLPMARSFSFNRAVELAKPLANTQLQPPRTNHIRAHQLSNGRQGLGMGLGTGLGGLQYPRSLSSAGSPSTTPSALKKPLLPNCVLNKPSALGYRLTRPGQVKQQKPLFTGRVKGEVRAGGVGDGVRAESPPLTLTPDPLSDSDRTSGGQLRGTGEGLEDMSLSSASSLSRGDTSEEFLDDFNNLADGDVPDNRTRDSTATQTRLRSFLNETMDWNEMGLSGRKEEVVVRTVLNILPPERGDFLQGSSLELSPSNSSGGTYMWDEEDLEPLGPRTHPCESYDDSDRLNSMDILNNLDPLEPADLEDDDLMLDVDLPEDGSLRTQTTVAPDADEMAHSDRSERGGRKGHWRRRQPRWNGLDHFHNDNRGPVFQQYEGYTCHGGFMVGPRPLPPVGRHDGYLGALDELTLKHMAQDCSSVKNKLLKLNSLLQMEDGGPEVVKEGEEVEEDNSTTIQLEELMKEVRELREELRDKDRTITQLTRQQQASAHADQPGSCHCHQRPPSLEEDRQTHQDKATQTPWRGQGNSHAGVPPAPFLSPWQSQYHGPPRTSMHQSRQRMEHLVHYITDKACFKYYSLPAPATTSTSPRKD, encoded by the exons ATGGAAGAGAAGACACCCATCAAGCTTGCCATGGTGTCCAGACTGCCTAAGTTCGGTGTCCGCCCCACCACGGGGGTCACCAGCCCCCTACCCAATGGAACCACCCCTTCACCCCAAGACAGCAAGACCACCCCCCCAGCAAGACCCAATGGGGTGGTCCgtgcctcctccttctctctaaaATGGAGGAAAGACGGGGGCAGTACTCCAACCACCCCCACTAGCCTTGAAGATGATGCATGCCCAAAGGAGGGAGGGGACAAGCCCAAGACTCAGCACTCCACATGGGGGAGGGAGATCAagaaaccctccccatccacccCTAAGAGGGTCAGGAGGTCTGGTTCGTCTGAGTCATCTACTTCCAGCCCCAGGGCCATCCCCCGCCAAGCCGCAAAGACCAGCCCCAAGGCAGGGCCCAGACAGGGGCAGAGCAACTCCTTCAGTGGAGGCCCCAAACTAGGCCAAAATGGAGCTACTGATGGCCCAGGACAGTCAGGCTCAGGGCTGGTGAGGCCACGGGCCAGCTCCAGCtccccgtgcagcagctctagagaTAGCCTGTCCCAGTCCAGTGACAGCCTCAAGTCCCTCACACTGGACAACATGGTGCGCTCGCAGAGTTTCACCCACTTCAAGCAGATCCCGTCCCCGACCAACTTGCCCATGGCACGCTCCTTCTCGTTTAACCGGGCAGTGGAGCTGGCCAAGCCTCTGGCCAACACCCAGTTACAACCACCCAGGACCAACCACATCAGAGCCCACCAGCTGTCGAATGGGAGGCAGGGCCTGGGGATGGGCCTAGGGACAGGGCTGGGGGGGCTTCAGTATCCTCGGAGCCTCTCTTCAGCCGGCTCCCCCTCCACAACCCCTAGTGCCCTGAAAAAACCTCTTCTCCCCAACTGTGTTCTGAACAAGCCTTCTGCTCTGGGCTATAGACTGACACGGCCTGGCCAGGTCAAGCAGCAGAAACCCCTGTTTACAGGGAGGGTGAAGGGGGAGGTCAGGGCTGGAGGAGTGGGGGACGGGGTTAGGGCAGAGTCACCCCCCCTCACCCTCACTCCAGACCCCCTTAGTGACAGCGACAGGACCTCAGGGGGGCAGCTCAGGGGGACAGGGGAGGGGCTAGAGGAcatgtctctctcctcagcctcatCGCTCTCTCGAGGAGACACCAGCGAGGAGTTCTTGGATGACTTTAATAACCTGGCTGATGGGGATGTCCCAGACAACAGGACGAGAGATAGTACTGCCACTCAGACCCGCCTGCGGAGCTTCCTGAATGAGACCATGGACTGGAATGAGATGGGCCTCTCAG GGCGGAAGGAGGAAGTTGTGGTGAGGACAGTCCTTAACATCCTGCCCCCAGAGAGGGGAGACTTCCTTCAGGGCTCGTCTCTGGAGCTGTCCCCCTCCAACAGCTCGGGGGGCACTTACATGTGGGACGAGGAGGATCTGGAGCCCCTGGGACCCAGAACACACCCATGTGAGAGCTATGATGACTCAGACCGCCTCAACAGCATG GACATTCTGAACAACCTGGACCCCCTGGAGCCAGCTGACCTGGAGGACGACGACCTCATGCTGGACGTGGACCTCCCTGAGGACGGATCTCTACGAACACAGACAACAGTGGCTCCAG acGCTGATGAGATGGCCCATTCTGACCGCTCAGAGAGGGGGGGACGAAAGGgtcactggaggaggagacagccTCGCTGGAATGGACTAGACCACTTCCATAATGACAACAG GGGTCCAGTGTTCCAGCAGTATGAGGGTTACACTTGTCATGGAGGGTTCATGGTTGGCCCCCGTCCTCTTCCTCCTGTAGGGAGACACGATGGCTACTTGGGGGCGCTGGATGAGCTCACACTCAAACACATGGCCCAGGACTGCAGCTCTGTGAAAAACAAGCTGCTCAAACTCAATAGTTtattacag ATGGAGGATGGAGGCCCAGAGGTTGTGAAGGAGGGTGAGGAGGTTGAGGAGGATAACAGCACAACTATACAG TTGGAGGAGCTAATGAAGGAGGTGCGGGAGCTCAGGGAGGAGCTGAGGGATAAGGACAGGACAATCACACAGCTCACACGACAGCAACAGGCG TCTGCTCATGCTGACCAGCCTGGGAGCTGTCACTGTCACCAGAGGCCACCGTCGCtcgaggaggacagacagacgcacCAAGACAAGGCCACACAGACCCCCTGGAGAGGACAAGGAAACAGCCATGCC GGTGTGCCGCCcgcccccttcctctccccctggcAGAGCCAGTACCATGGGCCGCCCCGCACCAGCATGcaccagagcagacaga GAATGGAGCACCTTGTGCATTACATCACTGACAAAGCGTG CTTCAAATACTACAGCCTTCCAGCCCCAGCCACCACGAGCACCTCACCCAGGAAAGACTAG
- the ccser2a gene encoding serine-rich coiled-coil domain-containing protein 2 isoform X3 — MEEKTPIKLAMVSRLPKFGVRPTTGVTSPLPNGTTPSPQDSKTTPPARPNGVVRASSFSLKWRKDGGSTPTTPTSLEDDACPKEGGDKPKTQHSTWGREIKKPSPSTPKRVRRSGSSESSTSSPRAIPRQAAKTSPKAGPRQGQSNSFSGGPKLGQNGATDGPGQSGSGLVRPRASSSSPCSSSRDSLSQSSDSLKSLTLDNMVRSQSFTHFKQIPSPTNLPMARSFSFNRAVELAKPLANTQLQPPRTNHIRAHQLSNGRQGLGMGLGTGLGGLQYPRSLSSAGSPSTTPSALKKPLLPNCVLNKPSALGYRLTRPGQVKQQKPLFTGRVKGEVRAGGVGDGVRAESPPLTLTPDPLSDSDRTSGGQLRGTGEGLEDMSLSSASSLSRGDTSEEFLDDFNNLADGDVPDNRTRDSTATQTRLRSFLNETMDWNEMGLSGRKEEVVVRTVLNILPPERGDFLQGSSLELSPSNSSGGTYMWDEEDLEPLGPRTHPCESYDDSDRLNSMDILNNLDPLEPADLEDDDLMLDVDLPEDGSLRTQTTVAPDADEMAHSDRSERGGRKGHWRRRQPRWNGLDHFHNDNRGPVFQQYEGYTCHGGFMVGPRPLPPVGRHDGYLGALDELTLKHMAQDCSSVKNKLLKLNSLLQMEDGGPEVVKEGEEVEEDNSTTIQLEELMKEVRELREELRDKDRTITQLTRQQQASAHADQPGSCHCHQRPPSLEEDRQTHQDKATQTPWRGQGNSHAGVPPAPFLSPWQSQYHGPPRTSMHQSRQTSNTTAFQPQPPRAPHPGKTSKNSPHRGPQ; from the exons ATGGAAGAGAAGACACCCATCAAGCTTGCCATGGTGTCCAGACTGCCTAAGTTCGGTGTCCGCCCCACCACGGGGGTCACCAGCCCCCTACCCAATGGAACCACCCCTTCACCCCAAGACAGCAAGACCACCCCCCCAGCAAGACCCAATGGGGTGGTCCgtgcctcctccttctctctaaaATGGAGGAAAGACGGGGGCAGTACTCCAACCACCCCCACTAGCCTTGAAGATGATGCATGCCCAAAGGAGGGAGGGGACAAGCCCAAGACTCAGCACTCCACATGGGGGAGGGAGATCAagaaaccctccccatccacccCTAAGAGGGTCAGGAGGTCTGGTTCGTCTGAGTCATCTACTTCCAGCCCCAGGGCCATCCCCCGCCAAGCCGCAAAGACCAGCCCCAAGGCAGGGCCCAGACAGGGGCAGAGCAACTCCTTCAGTGGAGGCCCCAAACTAGGCCAAAATGGAGCTACTGATGGCCCAGGACAGTCAGGCTCAGGGCTGGTGAGGCCACGGGCCAGCTCCAGCtccccgtgcagcagctctagagaTAGCCTGTCCCAGTCCAGTGACAGCCTCAAGTCCCTCACACTGGACAACATGGTGCGCTCGCAGAGTTTCACCCACTTCAAGCAGATCCCGTCCCCGACCAACTTGCCCATGGCACGCTCCTTCTCGTTTAACCGGGCAGTGGAGCTGGCCAAGCCTCTGGCCAACACCCAGTTACAACCACCCAGGACCAACCACATCAGAGCCCACCAGCTGTCGAATGGGAGGCAGGGCCTGGGGATGGGCCTAGGGACAGGGCTGGGGGGGCTTCAGTATCCTCGGAGCCTCTCTTCAGCCGGCTCCCCCTCCACAACCCCTAGTGCCCTGAAAAAACCTCTTCTCCCCAACTGTGTTCTGAACAAGCCTTCTGCTCTGGGCTATAGACTGACACGGCCTGGCCAGGTCAAGCAGCAGAAACCCCTGTTTACAGGGAGGGTGAAGGGGGAGGTCAGGGCTGGAGGAGTGGGGGACGGGGTTAGGGCAGAGTCACCCCCCCTCACCCTCACTCCAGACCCCCTTAGTGACAGCGACAGGACCTCAGGGGGGCAGCTCAGGGGGACAGGGGAGGGGCTAGAGGAcatgtctctctcctcagcctcatCGCTCTCTCGAGGAGACACCAGCGAGGAGTTCTTGGATGACTTTAATAACCTGGCTGATGGGGATGTCCCAGACAACAGGACGAGAGATAGTACTGCCACTCAGACCCGCCTGCGGAGCTTCCTGAATGAGACCATGGACTGGAATGAGATGGGCCTCTCAG GGCGGAAGGAGGAAGTTGTGGTGAGGACAGTCCTTAACATCCTGCCCCCAGAGAGGGGAGACTTCCTTCAGGGCTCGTCTCTGGAGCTGTCCCCCTCCAACAGCTCGGGGGGCACTTACATGTGGGACGAGGAGGATCTGGAGCCCCTGGGACCCAGAACACACCCATGTGAGAGCTATGATGACTCAGACCGCCTCAACAGCATG GACATTCTGAACAACCTGGACCCCCTGGAGCCAGCTGACCTGGAGGACGACGACCTCATGCTGGACGTGGACCTCCCTGAGGACGGATCTCTACGAACACAGACAACAGTGGCTCCAG acGCTGATGAGATGGCCCATTCTGACCGCTCAGAGAGGGGGGGACGAAAGGgtcactggaggaggagacagccTCGCTGGAATGGACTAGACCACTTCCATAATGACAACAG GGGTCCAGTGTTCCAGCAGTATGAGGGTTACACTTGTCATGGAGGGTTCATGGTTGGCCCCCGTCCTCTTCCTCCTGTAGGGAGACACGATGGCTACTTGGGGGCGCTGGATGAGCTCACACTCAAACACATGGCCCAGGACTGCAGCTCTGTGAAAAACAAGCTGCTCAAACTCAATAGTTtattacag ATGGAGGATGGAGGCCCAGAGGTTGTGAAGGAGGGTGAGGAGGTTGAGGAGGATAACAGCACAACTATACAG TTGGAGGAGCTAATGAAGGAGGTGCGGGAGCTCAGGGAGGAGCTGAGGGATAAGGACAGGACAATCACACAGCTCACACGACAGCAACAGGCG TCTGCTCATGCTGACCAGCCTGGGAGCTGTCACTGTCACCAGAGGCCACCGTCGCtcgaggaggacagacagacgcacCAAGACAAGGCCACACAGACCCCCTGGAGAGGACAAGGAAACAGCCATGCC GGTGTGCCGCCcgcccccttcctctccccctggcAGAGCCAGTACCATGGGCCGCCCCGCACCAGCATGcaccagagcagacaga CTTCAAATACTACAGCCTTCCAGCCCCAGCCACCACGAGCACCTCACCCAGGAAAGACTAGTAAAAACAGCCCTCACCGAGGGCCACAGTGA